One part of the Elusimicrobiaceae bacterium genome encodes these proteins:
- a CDS encoding tyrosine-type recombinase/integrase, with translation MTYNSINEQMKRKYETYLTHSKGLGDDSIKVARRALARYDAFTKHADYKTFNAQKAIDFKVYLQAQKLAKTTHANCIKQMKQFFEWLSWQPGYKSKIQRDAVDYLNLSHKEKQLLRTGKLEHIPTLEDVRQLVESIQPLTEVDQRDRALISFLCLTGMRDSAVATLSLKAFDANTLLVDQNPEDGVKTKFTKRIYSKMFRFDEQMAQYVLDWVAYLYKRGFVGTDPMFPRSKNRKEEGNLSFQDALEVEPVFWKDGTNIQRVVKQRAEEAGLKYFHPHLYRHLAIQLAISKAQNGKEIKAVSQNFGHEEVATTLNVYGNYQPAELISVLKNIDGRQKEVSVIEQLTQLLPSIVEQLKKGDNK, from the coding sequence ATGACTTACAATAGCATAAACGAACAAATGAAACGTAAATATGAAACCTATCTAACCCATTCCAAAGGTTTGGGTGATGACAGTATTAAAGTAGCTCGCAGAGCACTTGCCAGGTACGACGCCTTTACCAAACACGCTGATTACAAAACATTCAATGCCCAGAAGGCCATTGATTTCAAGGTGTATTTGCAAGCTCAAAAGTTAGCCAAAACAACTCATGCAAACTGCATCAAGCAGATGAAACAGTTCTTTGAGTGGCTTTCATGGCAACCTGGGTATAAGAGCAAAATCCAGCGGGATGCGGTGGACTATTTAAACCTTTCCCATAAAGAAAAGCAACTTTTAAGAACCGGAAAGCTAGAACATATCCCGACTTTGGAAGATGTTAGGCAGCTGGTGGAATCTATTCAGCCACTTACAGAAGTGGATCAGCGGGATCGTGCTCTGATTTCGTTCCTGTGCCTGACAGGAATGCGTGATTCAGCAGTGGCCACTTTATCCTTAAAAGCGTTTGATGCAAACACCCTACTGGTGGATCAGAATCCGGAAGACGGTGTAAAAACCAAATTTACCAAACGTATCTATTCCAAAATGTTCCGCTTTGATGAACAAATGGCGCAGTATGTGCTGGATTGGGTGGCCTATTTGTATAAGCGCGGTTTTGTAGGTACGGATCCGATGTTTCCACGCTCCAAGAACCGCAAAGAAGAAGGCAATCTGAGCTTCCAAGATGCCCTAGAAGTGGAACCCGTGTTTTGGAAGGATGGAACTAACATCCAGCGTGTAGTGAAGCAACGTGCCGAAGAAGCCGGATTAAAATACTTTCATCCCCATTTGTACCGACACCTTGCCATTCAGTTAGCTATAAGCAAAGCACAGAATGGAAAAGAAATCAAGGCCGTGAGCCAAAATTTTGGTCATGAAGAAGTGGCCACTACATTGAACGTTTATGGTAACTACCAACCAGCGGAACTGATATCCGTTTTGAAGAATATAGACGGACGACAAAAGGAAGTCAGTGTGATTGAACAGCTTACGCAACTGCTTCCTTCTATTGTAGAACAACTAAAAAAAGGAGATAATAAATGA
- a CDS encoding helix-turn-helix transcriptional regulator encodes MMPLIDELEKFRLERRISQAKLAEMLGVSFVTVNRWFNDKTVPNKMQQYHIEKLLNAKES; translated from the coding sequence ATGATGCCACTTATAGATGAGTTGGAAAAGTTTAGATTAGAGAGAAGGATTTCACAAGCCAAGCTAGCCGAAATGTTAGGCGTGTCATTTGTTACAGTTAATCGTTGGTTTAACGATAAGACCGTGCCAAACAAAATGCAGCAGTACCATATAGAGAAGCTGCTAAACGCAAAGGAAAGTTAA
- a CDS encoding helix-turn-helix domain-containing protein, translating to MRKKVPIHLIKKDKTYTSQELADTLKVHVRTVQAWHRDGLPALPDTFPLLFKGEEVKTYLFQQRKAQKQPLQPNEFFCMHCHAPKRSVSGCVRIVPSHKKMGQYQQFQIVGKCETCGNEISRVGSTKTPEVLEIMKQYQSENQKTIQENTI from the coding sequence ATGCGTAAGAAAGTGCCTATACATTTGATTAAGAAGGACAAAACTTATACTTCCCAAGAGTTAGCAGATACTTTGAAGGTACATGTGCGTACGGTACAAGCATGGCATAGAGATGGACTGCCCGCGTTGCCGGACACGTTCCCTTTACTGTTTAAGGGGGAAGAAGTGAAGACGTATTTGTTTCAGCAACGCAAGGCACAGAAACAACCGCTACAACCGAATGAATTCTTTTGCATGCATTGCCATGCTCCCAAACGAAGCGTGTCTGGTTGTGTCCGGATCGTACCAAGCCACAAGAAAATGGGCCAATACCAGCAGTTCCAAATTGTAGGAAAATGTGAAACGTGTGGCAACGAAATAAGCCGTGTCGGTTCTACTAAAACACCGGAAGTGTTGGAAATCATGAAGCAGTATCAGTCCGAAAACCAAAAAACAATACAGGAGAATACCATATGA
- a CDS encoding recombinase family protein encodes MEKAVLYLRVSSKGQEDGYSLDAQEKLGKEYAQKHNLEIVRTWRGSESAWGKKKRCRFIQMLDYAKKHSEVKHVIFDILDRMTRNDFDKIKIKELINEYGKTIHFSRTNKVYNKDSNPDDEFMLDIEVAVAKKMSNDISRKTKMGMDEKAESGIYPSNTPLGYLNKEGEVEIDPVNAPLVKMMFEKVASGAYSLIALEDQMFVLGLRHKTRNTKVRKSTLYRILKNPFYYGEFDWGKKRYQGNHTPLVSKTLWDQANAKLSGNHRPYKTKQSFAFKGLLRCGHCDCTILGQIAKGKYTYYRCSFSKGQHKHAGYLLEDDLAAKFESVVDKIVLPAETVTWLKEGIAEMAKQAESVKNHQRTTLETELKHAETKLSKLYDLRLEGTGSQEMWNRKEQEINAEIARIQQALQAIGTDPATIVQKSEETLEIVSNLGTLFRKADNFDKAKIVRMLGENFVLDEHNDIQTQYRMPFNFIAEAKEKELRLETSAVPTELLHNKSPELKSSRGLIWGG; translated from the coding sequence ATGGAGAAAGCCGTATTGTATTTAAGGGTGTCCAGCAAAGGCCAAGAAGATGGCTATTCGCTAGATGCCCAAGAAAAGCTCGGTAAAGAGTATGCCCAGAAACATAATTTAGAAATAGTTCGTACCTGGCGCGGATCAGAATCTGCCTGGGGTAAAAAGAAACGTTGCAGGTTCATTCAGATGTTGGATTATGCCAAAAAACATTCGGAAGTTAAGCACGTGATCTTTGATATTTTAGACCGGATGACGCGTAATGATTTTGACAAGATCAAGATCAAGGAACTGATAAACGAATATGGCAAGACCATTCATTTCAGCCGTACCAATAAGGTGTACAACAAGGATTCCAACCCTGACGACGAGTTCATGCTGGACATTGAAGTGGCTGTGGCCAAAAAAATGTCAAATGATATATCTCGTAAAACGAAAATGGGCATGGATGAGAAAGCCGAGAGTGGTATTTACCCTTCTAATACGCCGTTGGGTTACTTAAATAAAGAAGGTGAAGTGGAAATTGATCCAGTCAATGCTCCTCTTGTCAAAATGATGTTTGAGAAGGTAGCCAGTGGAGCGTATTCCCTAATTGCTTTGGAAGACCAGATGTTTGTGTTGGGGCTTAGACATAAGACACGTAACACCAAAGTCCGGAAAAGTACCTTGTACCGCATTCTCAAAAATCCGTTCTACTACGGAGAATTTGATTGGGGAAAGAAACGATACCAGGGAAACCATACACCGCTCGTAAGTAAAACGCTTTGGGATCAGGCCAATGCTAAGTTATCCGGCAATCATCGGCCGTATAAAACCAAACAGAGCTTCGCTTTTAAGGGTTTGCTTCGGTGCGGACATTGTGATTGTACGATTCTGGGGCAAATAGCCAAAGGAAAATACACTTACTACCGATGCAGCTTTTCCAAAGGACAGCATAAGCACGCTGGTTATTTATTGGAAGATGACCTCGCAGCCAAGTTTGAAAGTGTTGTGGATAAAATTGTGTTACCTGCTGAAACTGTTACTTGGTTGAAAGAAGGTATTGCAGAGATGGCAAAGCAAGCCGAATCCGTAAAAAACCACCAGAGAACCACCTTGGAAACAGAACTGAAACATGCCGAAACCAAGCTCAGCAAGCTGTATGATTTGCGTTTGGAAGGTACTGGCAGCCAAGAGATGTGGAACCGCAAGGAACAGGAGATAAATGCGGAAATAGCTCGTATTCAGCAAGCACTTCAAGCTATAGGCACAGATCCGGCCACAATCGTTCAGAAGAGCGAAGAAACGCTGGAAATTGTATCTAATTTAGGTACATTATTCCGGAAAGCGGATAATTTTGACAAAGCCAAAATTGTGCGTATGTTGGGGGAAAACTTCGTATTGGATGAGCACAACGACATTCAAACGCAGTATCGGATGCCGTTTAACTTTATAGCCGAAGCAAAGGAAAAGGAATTGCGCTTGGAAACAAGCGCAGTTCCGACGGAACTACTACATAATAAATCCCCAGAACTTAAAAGTTCTAGGGGTTTAATATGGGGTGGATGA